One window of Burkholderia vietnamiensis LMG 10929 genomic DNA carries:
- the dprA gene encoding DNA-processing protein DprA, whose product MAPRAALVVAFGRNLMSPQTLTATMLRAWLQLAHAPGIAPAVLRVLLDAFGTPAALLHASDAAIAEHTSPAAARAVHASDRDDLDARTDAALAWLDAPGNAIVTLTDPAYPPRLRDLHDPPSLLYVKGRVDLLHARSIAVVGSRHATPQGLADATRFAQVLSDAGLAIASGLALGIDGAAHRGGLDGRSGTIAVIATGADLVYPARHRMLAHEIAAHGVIVSEWPLGTPARASHFPQRNRLIAALAVGTLVVEAAPRSGSLITARLANELGRDVFAMPGSIHAPLAQGCHALIRDGAKLTATPLDVLEEYGLGEPAAQAGGAAVGAGSRSDREDASGAATPRAGERRTGAAASPDTDTVADAPAVPPRTACAPANDPAERAVLAALGYGPVTYEWLAEHSDLPDDVLHRALLALELAGRVASVAGGRFARLDLAPTPPPSGVLQSPA is encoded by the coding sequence ATGGCGCCACGCGCTGCGCTGGTCGTCGCATTCGGGCGCAATCTCATGTCGCCGCAAACGCTGACCGCGACCATGCTGCGCGCATGGCTGCAACTCGCGCATGCGCCCGGCATCGCGCCGGCGGTGCTGCGCGTGTTGCTCGACGCATTCGGCACGCCCGCGGCGCTGCTGCACGCGTCGGACGCGGCCATTGCCGAGCACACGAGCCCGGCCGCCGCGCGGGCCGTGCACGCGAGCGACCGGGACGACCTCGACGCGCGCACCGACGCCGCGCTCGCGTGGCTCGACGCGCCGGGCAACGCGATCGTCACGCTCACCGATCCGGCCTACCCGCCGCGGCTGCGCGACCTGCACGATCCGCCATCGCTGCTATATGTAAAGGGCCGGGTCGACCTGCTGCACGCGCGCAGCATCGCCGTGGTGGGCAGCCGCCACGCGACGCCGCAGGGCCTCGCCGATGCGACGCGTTTCGCGCAGGTGCTGTCCGACGCCGGCCTGGCGATCGCGTCGGGCCTCGCGCTCGGCATCGACGGCGCCGCGCATCGCGGCGGCCTCGACGGCCGCTCGGGCACGATCGCGGTCATCGCGACCGGCGCCGATCTCGTCTATCCGGCGCGTCACCGCATGCTCGCGCATGAGATCGCCGCGCACGGCGTGATCGTCTCGGAATGGCCGCTCGGCACGCCCGCGCGCGCGTCGCATTTCCCGCAGCGCAACCGGCTGATCGCCGCGCTCGCGGTCGGCACGCTGGTGGTCGAAGCCGCCCCGCGCTCGGGCTCGCTGATCACCGCAAGGCTCGCGAACGAACTCGGCCGCGACGTGTTCGCGATGCCCGGCTCGATTCACGCACCGCTCGCCCAGGGTTGCCACGCGCTGATCCGCGACGGCGCGAAGCTCACCGCCACACCGCTCGACGTGCTCGAGGAGTACGGGCTCGGGGAACCCGCGGCCCAGGCCGGCGGCGCGGCAGTCGGTGCGGGTTCCCGCTCCGATCGCGAAGATGCATCGGGCGCCGCCACGCCCCGCGCGGGCGAGCGCCGCACTGGCGCAGCGGCATCTCCCGACACCGACACCGTGGCCGATGCCCCCGCCGTCCCACCACGAACCGCATGCGCGCCCGCGAACGATCCAGCCGAACGAGCCGTGCTCGCCGCATTGGGATACGGCCCCGTCACATACGAATGGCTCGCCGAGCACAGCGACCTGCCGGACGACGTGCTGCACCGCGCGCTGCTCGCGCTGGAGCTGGCCGGCCGCGTCGCCAGCGTGGCCGGCGGACGCTTCGCGCGGCTTGATTTGGCGCCCACCCCACCGCCGTCCGGCGTGCTACAGTCCCCGGCATAG
- the fmt gene encoding methionyl-tRNA formyltransferase: MTHTLRVIFAGTPEFAAAALAAIHEAGFPVPLVLTQPDRPAGRGMKLQASAVKRYAVEHGMPVAQPPSLRRAGKFPAEAAEAIELLRATPHDVMVVAAYGLLLPQEVLDIPRAGCINIHASLLPRWRGAAPIHRAIEAGDAETGVTLMQMDVGLDTGAMIDEARIAIAPDDTTATLHDRLAADGARLIVAALERLERDGALLATPQPADGVTYAEKIGKHEAALDWRKPADVLARQVRAFDPFPGGVATLDGAAIKLWAAEPVAARGDAAPGTIVEAAPEGVIVACGAGALRVTQLQKPGGKRLPAREFLAGSPLAAGQRFALPDAA, translated from the coding sequence ATGACCCATACGTTGCGCGTGATTTTTGCCGGCACGCCGGAATTCGCCGCGGCCGCACTCGCCGCGATCCACGAGGCCGGTTTTCCGGTGCCGCTCGTGCTCACCCAGCCCGATCGTCCTGCCGGGCGCGGAATGAAACTGCAGGCGAGCGCGGTGAAGCGCTACGCCGTCGAGCACGGCATGCCCGTCGCGCAGCCGCCGTCGCTGCGCCGCGCCGGCAAGTTCCCCGCCGAGGCCGCCGAGGCGATCGAGCTGCTGCGCGCGACGCCGCACGACGTGATGGTGGTGGCCGCATACGGCCTGCTGCTGCCGCAGGAGGTGCTCGACATTCCGCGCGCCGGCTGCATCAACATTCACGCGTCGCTGCTGCCGCGCTGGCGCGGCGCGGCGCCGATTCATCGCGCGATCGAAGCCGGGGACGCCGAAACGGGCGTCACGCTGATGCAGATGGACGTCGGCCTCGATACCGGTGCGATGATCGACGAGGCGCGCATCGCGATCGCGCCCGACGACACGACCGCGACGCTGCACGACCGGCTCGCCGCCGACGGCGCACGGCTGATCGTCGCCGCACTCGAGCGGCTCGAGCGCGACGGCGCGCTGCTCGCGACGCCGCAGCCGGCCGACGGCGTGACGTACGCGGAAAAGATCGGCAAGCACGAAGCGGCGCTCGACTGGCGCAAGCCGGCCGACGTGCTCGCGCGCCAGGTGCGTGCGTTCGACCCGTTCCCGGGCGGCGTCGCGACGCTCGACGGCGCCGCGATCAAGCTGTGGGCCGCCGAGCCCGTGGCCGCGCGTGGCGATGCGGCGCCCGGCACGATCGTCGAAGCAGCCCCGGAAGGGGTGATCGTCGCCTGCGGCGCGGGCGCGCTGCGCGTGACGCAGCTGCAGAAGCCGGGCGGCAAGCGCTTGCCGGCGCGCGAATTCCTGGCCGGCTCGCCGCTCGCCGCGGGCCAGCGTTTCGCATTGCCCGACGCCGCCTGA
- a CDS encoding LysE family translocator has translation MFGITHFGFFVLAVFLLNITPGPDTAYIVGRSIAQGRGAGLMSALGISAGACVHTLACAFGLTALLAASAAAFTAIKLAGAAYLIYLGVRMIVAKQGGAPAPAAAAQAIAVKPLRQLFMQGFWTNVLNPKVVLFFVSFFPQFVSAGSPHKALAFLALGSVFVVMSTVWSCIVVWIAGGVTQRFSGKPGVKKWLDRTVGSAFVGLGLRLAAAQR, from the coding sequence ATGTTCGGCATCACCCACTTCGGCTTTTTCGTACTCGCGGTTTTCCTGCTCAACATCACGCCTGGCCCCGACACCGCGTACATCGTCGGCCGCAGCATCGCGCAGGGCCGCGGCGCGGGGCTGATGTCGGCGCTCGGCATCTCGGCCGGCGCCTGTGTGCACACGCTCGCATGCGCCTTCGGGCTGACCGCGCTGCTCGCCGCGTCGGCCGCCGCGTTCACGGCGATCAAGCTCGCCGGCGCCGCCTACCTGATCTATCTCGGGGTGCGCATGATCGTCGCGAAGCAGGGCGGTGCACCGGCCCCTGCCGCCGCCGCGCAGGCCATCGCCGTGAAGCCGCTGCGTCAGCTGTTCATGCAGGGTTTCTGGACCAACGTGCTGAACCCGAAGGTCGTGCTGTTCTTCGTGTCGTTCTTCCCGCAGTTCGTGTCGGCGGGCAGCCCGCACAAGGCGCTCGCGTTCCTCGCGCTGGGCTCGGTGTTCGTCGTGATGAGCACCGTCTGGTCGTGCATCGTCGTGTGGATCGCCGGCGGTGTCACGCAACGCTTTTCCGGCAAGCCGGGCGTCAAGAAGTGGCTCGACCGCACGGTCGGCAGCGCGTTCGTCGGCCTCGGGCTGCGGCTCGCGGCCGCGCAACGCTGA
- a CDS encoding DUF4390 domain-containing protein, translated as MTIKHPFPLRLAAVLLVALALCLTVVRPARAESIAVQRASLQADGSGWSLDARFDFELNPNLEDAVNKGIPLYFTTDFELSRARWYWFDEQPVSVAQTIRLSFQPLTREYRVSTGGLQLGFPSLKDALAVVRHITSWHVIERNQVRAGETYTASVRMQLDTALMPKPFQVDAVNNRDWTLVSDWKRFNFTVTERAK; from the coding sequence GTGACGATCAAACACCCTTTTCCACTTCGGCTCGCGGCCGTCCTGTTGGTGGCGCTGGCGCTGTGCCTGACCGTCGTGCGGCCGGCGCGCGCCGAGTCGATCGCCGTGCAGCGTGCGTCGCTGCAGGCTGACGGAAGCGGCTGGAGCCTCGATGCCCGCTTCGACTTCGAGCTGAATCCGAACCTCGAGGATGCGGTGAACAAAGGCATCCCGCTTTACTTCACGACCGACTTCGAACTGAGCCGCGCCCGCTGGTACTGGTTCGACGAGCAACCGGTGTCGGTGGCGCAGACGATCCGCCTGTCGTTCCAGCCGCTCACGCGCGAGTACCGCGTGTCGACCGGCGGCCTGCAGCTCGGCTTCCCGTCGTTGAAGGACGCGCTCGCGGTCGTGCGCCACATCACGTCGTGGCACGTGATCGAGCGCAACCAGGTGCGCGCCGGCGAAACCTATACGGCCTCGGTGCGCATGCAGCTCGACACGGCGCTGATGCCGAAGCCGTTCCAGGTCGACGCGGTGAACAACCGCGACTGGACGCTCGTATCCGACTGGAAGCGCTTCAACTTCACGGTGACCGAACGTGCTAAATAA
- a CDS encoding thioredoxin family protein produces the protein MPALNLDTDADRIAERLADPDTLLVACLCAEWCGTCRDYRTAFDQLADAHPDACFAWIDIETHADQLDDLDVENFPTILIEDAHTARFFGTVLPHAAIVERMLSDLSAVPGAPHAPKLRNILNVEA, from the coding sequence ATGCCCGCGCTGAATCTCGACACCGATGCAGATCGGATCGCCGAGCGCCTCGCCGATCCCGACACGCTGCTGGTCGCCTGCCTGTGCGCCGAGTGGTGCGGCACCTGCCGCGACTACCGCACGGCCTTCGACCAGCTCGCCGACGCTCATCCGGACGCCTGCTTCGCGTGGATCGACATCGAAACCCATGCCGACCAGCTCGACGACCTCGACGTCGAAAACTTCCCGACGATCCTGATCGAGGATGCGCACACCGCACGCTTCTTCGGCACGGTGCTGCCGCACGCGGCGATCGTCGAGCGGATGCTGTCCGACCTGAGCGCGGTGCCCGGCGCGCCGCACGCACCGAAATTGCGCAATATCCTGAACGTCGAGGCCTGA
- the def gene encoding peptide deformylase, whose translation MALLNILHYPDKRLHKVAKPVDKVDDRIRKLVADMAETMYAAPGIGLAATQVDVHERVIVIDVSEEKNELRAFINPEIVWSSDAKQVYEEGCLSVPGIYDEVERPDHVRVRALNERGELFELDCEGLLAVCVQHEMDHLMGRVFVEYLSPLKQTRIKTKMKKLERAM comes from the coding sequence ATGGCTTTGCTGAACATTCTTCATTACCCCGACAAGCGACTGCACAAGGTCGCCAAGCCCGTCGACAAGGTCGACGACCGCATCCGCAAGCTCGTCGCCGACATGGCAGAAACCATGTATGCGGCGCCCGGCATCGGCCTCGCGGCGACGCAGGTCGACGTGCACGAGCGCGTGATCGTGATCGACGTCTCCGAAGAAAAGAACGAGCTGCGCGCGTTCATCAATCCGGAGATCGTCTGGTCGAGCGACGCGAAGCAGGTGTACGAGGAAGGCTGCCTGTCGGTGCCCGGCATCTACGACGAAGTCGAGCGCCCGGACCATGTGCGCGTGCGCGCACTCAACGAGCGCGGCGAGCTGTTCGAGCTCGACTGCGAAGGCCTGCTGGCGGTGTGCGTGCAGCACGAGATGGACCATCTGATGGGCCGCGTGTTCGTCGAATACCTGTCGCCGCTGAAGCAGACGCGTATCAAGACGAAGATGAAGAAACTCGAACGCGCGATGTAA
- the rsmB gene encoding 16S rRNA (cytosine(967)-C(5))-methyltransferase RsmB, which translates to MTRTRSSAPSSSGRAARPSALRLAPDSLGFALDAAAQAVDAVRRGTALPAALATVFAQMPADVRAFARGATQDVAYRTMRRLGSADWLIGRLVSKAPPAHVHAVLAGALALLLDPADAAAYPAFTVVDQAVTVIGARREYAFAKGLVNAVLRRFERERDTLVAALQDDPVARWNYRPWWIDAVKRAWPDAWQAVLAAGDRQGPLTLRVNARRASVDAYLDTLRANGIDATAIGRHAVRLASALPVDRIPGFGDGVVSVQDAGAQLAAEWLGARDGMRVLDACAAPGGKTGHILELADVDVVALESDAARAERIGENLARLSLSADVRVGDAGAPQAWYDGRPFDRILADVPCSASGIVRRHPDIRWLRREADIAALVAEQRRILSALWPLVKPGGELLYVTCSIFPDEGELQARWFEAACEDAVRLDAPGQLLPGGVRGATAGALDPTTDHDGFFYARFQKR; encoded by the coding sequence ATGACACGAACCCGTTCCTCCGCCCCGTCTTCCTCCGGCCGCGCTGCGCGCCCGTCCGCGCTGCGCCTCGCGCCCGATTCGCTGGGCTTTGCGCTCGACGCGGCCGCGCAGGCCGTCGATGCCGTGCGGCGCGGCACCGCGTTGCCGGCGGCGCTCGCCACGGTGTTCGCGCAGATGCCGGCCGATGTCCGCGCGTTCGCACGCGGCGCGACGCAGGACGTGGCCTATCGAACGATGCGCCGCCTCGGCAGCGCCGACTGGCTGATCGGCCGGCTCGTCAGCAAGGCGCCGCCCGCGCACGTGCACGCGGTGCTGGCCGGCGCGCTCGCGTTGCTGCTCGATCCCGCCGATGCGGCGGCGTATCCGGCCTTCACGGTCGTCGATCAGGCCGTGACGGTGATCGGCGCACGGCGCGAATACGCGTTCGCGAAAGGGCTGGTCAACGCGGTGCTGCGGCGCTTCGAGCGCGAGCGCGATACGCTCGTCGCGGCGCTGCAGGACGATCCGGTCGCACGCTGGAATTACCGCCCGTGGTGGATCGACGCGGTGAAGCGCGCGTGGCCGGATGCATGGCAGGCCGTGCTCGCGGCCGGCGATCGGCAGGGGCCGCTCACGCTGCGCGTGAATGCGCGGCGCGCGAGCGTCGACGCGTATCTCGACACGCTGCGCGCGAACGGAATCGACGCGACTGCGATCGGCCGTCATGCGGTGCGGCTCGCGTCCGCGCTGCCGGTCGATCGCATTCCGGGCTTTGGCGACGGCGTCGTGTCGGTGCAGGATGCCGGCGCGCAGCTCGCGGCCGAATGGCTCGGCGCGCGCGACGGCATGCGCGTGCTCGACGCCTGCGCGGCGCCGGGCGGCAAGACCGGGCACATCCTCGAGCTGGCCGATGTCGACGTCGTCGCGCTCGAAAGCGATGCGGCCCGCGCCGAGCGCATCGGCGAGAATCTCGCGCGCCTGTCGCTGTCCGCGGACGTGCGCGTCGGCGATGCGGGCGCGCCGCAAGCGTGGTACGACGGCCGCCCGTTCGATCGCATTCTGGCCGACGTGCCGTGCTCGGCGTCGGGCATCGTGCGCCGTCATCCCGATATCCGCTGGTTGCGCCGCGAAGCCGACATCGCCGCGCTCGTCGCGGAGCAGCGCCGCATCCTGAGCGCGTTGTGGCCGCTCGTGAAGCCGGGCGGCGAACTGCTCTACGTAACCTGCTCGATCTTCCCCGATGAAGGCGAGCTGCAGGCGCGCTGGTTTGAAGCCGCCTGTGAAGATGCGGTACGATTGGACGCGCCCGGCCAACTGCTGCCGGGCGGCGTGCGCGGCGCGACGGCCGGCGCACTCGACCCGACCACCGATCACGACGGATTCTTCTACGCGCGGTTTCAGAAACGGTGA
- the htpX gene encoding zinc metalloprotease HtpX: MFNWVKTAMLMAAITALFIVIGGMIGGSRGMTIALLFALGMNFFSYWFSDKMVLRMYNAQEVDEATAPQFYRMVRELATRANLPMPRVYLINEDAPNAFATGRNPEHAAVAATTGILRVLSEREMRGVMAHELAHVKHRDILISTITATMAGAISALANFAMFFGGRDENGRPANPIAGIAVALLAPIAGALIQMAISRAREFEADRGGAQISGDPQALATALDKIHRYAAGIPFQAAEAHPATAQMMIMNPLHGGGLQNLFSTHPATEERIARLMEMARTGRFD, encoded by the coding sequence ATGTTCAATTGGGTCAAAACGGCGATGCTGATGGCCGCGATCACGGCCCTGTTCATCGTGATCGGCGGGATGATCGGCGGCTCGCGTGGCATGACGATCGCGCTGCTGTTCGCGCTCGGCATGAATTTCTTCTCGTACTGGTTCTCCGACAAGATGGTGCTGCGCATGTACAACGCGCAGGAAGTCGACGAGGCCACGGCGCCGCAGTTCTACCGGATGGTCCGCGAGCTCGCCACGCGCGCCAACCTGCCGATGCCGCGCGTCTACCTGATCAACGAGGATGCGCCGAACGCGTTCGCCACGGGCCGCAACCCCGAGCACGCGGCGGTCGCCGCGACGACGGGCATCCTGCGCGTGCTGTCCGAGCGCGAAATGCGCGGCGTGATGGCGCACGAGCTCGCGCACGTGAAGCACCGCGACATCCTGATCTCGACGATCACCGCGACGATGGCCGGCGCGATCTCGGCGCTGGCCAACTTCGCGATGTTCTTCGGCGGCCGTGACGAAAACGGCCGGCCGGCCAATCCGATCGCGGGGATTGCGGTTGCGCTGCTCGCGCCGATCGCCGGTGCGCTGATCCAGATGGCGATCTCACGGGCGCGCGAGTTCGAGGCCGATCGCGGCGGCGCGCAGATTTCCGGCGATCCGCAGGCGCTCGCCACCGCGCTCGACAAGATTCATCGCTATGCGGCGGGCATTCCGTTCCAGGCGGCCGAAGCGCATCCGGCCACCGCGCAGATGATGATCATGAATCCGCTGCACGGCGGCGGCCTGCAGAACCTGTTTTCCACGCACCCGGCGACCGAGGAGCGCATCGCGCGCTTGATGGAGATGGCGCGTACCGGCCGCTTCGATTAG
- a CDS encoding DNA topoisomerase III, with amino-acid sequence MSKALIIAEKPSVANDIARALGGFTKHDEYYESDEFVLSSAVGHLLEIAAPEEYEVKRGKWSFAHLPVIPPHFDLNPIAKSESRLKVLTKLMKRKDVDRLINACDAGREGELIFRLIVQHAKAKQPVQRLWLQSMTPQAIRDGFAHLRSDNDMQPLADAARCRSEADWLVGINGTRAMTAFNSKGGGFFLTTVGRVQTPTLSIVVEREEKIRRFVPRDYWEVRAEFACAAGFYEGKWFDPKFKRDEFDPEKRDSRLWSLPAAETIVAACRDQIGTVSEESKPSTQLSPLLFDLTSLQREANGRFGFSAKNTLGLAQALYEKHKVLTYPRTDARALPEDYLATVQSTLEMLKESHNYLPHAKQVLDKGWVKPNKRIFDNSKISDHFAIIPTLQAPKSLSEPEQKLYDLVVKRFLAVFFPAAEFRVTTRITEVAGHHFKTEGKVLVEPGWLQVYGRDAEGADANLVQVQKDEKVKTDEIAAVALVTKPPARYSEATLLSAMEGAGKLVEDDELREAMAAKGLGTPATRAAIIEGLLGEKYLVREGRELIPTAKAFQLMTLLRGLGVKELTAPELTGEWEYKLSQMERGNLGRDAFMQEIARMTQQIVKRAKEYDSDTIPGDYATLETPCPNCGGQVKENYRRFACTKCEFSISKIPGSRQFEIAEVEELLREKTIGPLSGFRSKMGRPFSAILKLSFDDETKNYKLEFDFGQDQGGDEGEAPDFSAQEPVGACPKCNGRVFEHGMSYVCEHSVANPKTCDFRSGKVILQQEITREQMAKLLADGRTDLLPNFKSSRTGRNFKAFLVKQPDGKIGFEFEKKEPKAAAAKKTAKSATKDAETVTEGADEKPAPARKTAARKTTARKTGS; translated from the coding sequence ATGTCCAAAGCACTGATCATTGCGGAAAAGCCTTCTGTCGCGAACGACATCGCGCGCGCTTTGGGCGGCTTTACCAAGCATGACGAATACTACGAGAGCGACGAATTCGTGCTCTCGTCCGCAGTCGGCCATCTGCTGGAAATCGCCGCCCCGGAAGAGTACGAGGTCAAGCGCGGGAAATGGAGTTTCGCCCATCTCCCCGTCATCCCCCCGCATTTCGACCTGAACCCGATCGCAAAAAGCGAATCGCGACTGAAAGTCCTGACCAAGCTGATGAAGCGCAAGGACGTCGATCGCCTGATCAACGCATGCGACGCGGGGCGCGAGGGCGAGCTGATTTTCCGCCTGATCGTGCAGCACGCGAAGGCGAAGCAGCCGGTCCAGCGCCTGTGGCTCCAATCGATGACGCCGCAGGCGATCCGCGACGGTTTCGCGCACCTGCGCAGCGACAACGACATGCAGCCGCTCGCCGATGCCGCACGTTGCCGCTCGGAAGCCGACTGGCTCGTGGGCATCAACGGCACGCGCGCGATGACCGCGTTCAACAGCAAGGGCGGCGGCTTCTTCCTGACGACCGTCGGTCGCGTTCAGACGCCAACGCTGTCGATCGTCGTCGAACGTGAAGAGAAAATCCGCCGATTCGTCCCGCGCGATTATTGGGAAGTGCGCGCCGAATTCGCGTGCGCGGCCGGTTTCTACGAAGGCAAGTGGTTCGATCCGAAGTTCAAGCGCGACGAGTTCGATCCGGAAAAGCGCGACTCGCGCCTCTGGAGCCTGCCGGCCGCCGAAACGATCGTCGCCGCATGTCGCGACCAGATCGGCACGGTCAGCGAGGAATCGAAGCCGTCGACGCAACTGTCGCCGCTGCTGTTCGACCTGACGAGCCTGCAGCGCGAGGCGAACGGCCGTTTCGGCTTCTCCGCGAAGAACACGCTGGGCCTCGCGCAGGCGCTGTATGAAAAGCACAAGGTGCTGACCTACCCGCGTACCGACGCGCGCGCGCTGCCGGAAGACTATCTGGCGACGGTGCAGTCCACGCTCGAGATGCTCAAGGAGAGCCACAACTACCTGCCGCACGCGAAGCAGGTGCTCGACAAGGGCTGGGTGAAGCCGAACAAGCGGATCTTCGACAATTCGAAGATCAGCGATCACTTCGCAATCATCCCGACGCTGCAGGCGCCGAAGTCGCTGTCCGAGCCGGAACAGAAGCTGTACGACCTCGTCGTGAAGCGCTTCCTCGCGGTGTTCTTCCCCGCGGCCGAGTTCCGCGTCACGACGCGGATCACCGAAGTAGCCGGCCATCACTTCAAGACCGAAGGCAAGGTGCTGGTCGAGCCGGGCTGGCTGCAGGTATACGGTCGCGACGCCGAAGGCGCGGACGCGAACCTCGTGCAGGTGCAGAAGGACGAGAAGGTGAAGACCGACGAGATCGCGGCGGTCGCGCTCGTCACGAAGCCGCCCGCACGCTACTCGGAAGCGACGCTGCTGTCCGCGATGGAAGGCGCGGGCAAGCTCGTCGAGGACGACGAGCTGCGCGAGGCGATGGCCGCGAAGGGCCTCGGCACGCCGGCCACGCGCGCGGCGATCATCGAAGGCCTGCTCGGCGAGAAATACCTGGTGCGCGAAGGCCGCGAGCTGATCCCGACCGCGAAGGCATTCCAGCTGATGACGCTGCTGCGCGGGCTCGGCGTGAAAGAGCTGACCGCGCCCGAGCTCACCGGCGAATGGGAATACAAGCTGTCGCAGATGGAGCGCGGCAACCTCGGGCGCGACGCGTTCATGCAGGAAATCGCCCGCATGACGCAACAGATCGTCAAGCGCGCGAAGGAATACGACTCCGACACGATCCCGGGCGACTACGCGACGCTCGAGACGCCGTGCCCGAACTGCGGCGGTCAGGTGAAGGAGAACTACCGCCGCTTCGCCTGCACGAAGTGCGAGTTCTCGATCTCGAAGATTCCGGGCAGCCGGCAGTTCGAGATCGCGGAAGTCGAGGAGCTGCTGCGCGAGAAGACCATCGGGCCGCTGTCCGGCTTCCGCAGCAAGATGGGGCGGCCGTTCTCGGCGATCCTCAAGCTGTCGTTCGACGATGAAACGAAGAACTACAAGCTCGAGTTCGATTTCGGCCAGGACCAGGGCGGCGACGAGGGCGAAGCGCCCGACTTCTCCGCGCAGGAGCCGGTCGGCGCGTGCCCGAAGTGCAACGGCCGCGTGTTCGAGCACGGGATGAGCTATGTGTGCGAGCACTCGGTCGCGAACCCGAAGACCTGCGACTTCCGCTCGGGCAAGGTGATCCTCCAGCAGGAAATCACGCGCGAGCAGATGGCGAAGCTGCTGGCCGACGGCCGCACCGATCTGCTGCCGAACTTCAAGTCGTCGCGCACGGGCCGCAATTTCAAGGCATTCCTCGTGAAACAGCCGGACGGCAAGATCGGCTTCGAGTTCGAGAAGAAGGAGCCGAAGGCCGCCGCGGCGAAGAAGACGGCAAAATCGGCGACGAAGGATGCAGAAACCGTCACCGAAGGCGCCGACGAGAAACCGGCACCGGCTCGCAAGACCGCCGCCCGCAAGACGACGGCGCGCAAGACGGGCTCGTAA